In Romeriopsis navalis LEGE 11480, the DNA window TTCCCAGACAGGCCAATTCTGTCGCCGTCACAAGCGTGAATAAATCAGGGGGGACGGCACCTCGACCCATCGCAATTCACTAAGAAAGATCAGCATCAATTCAAATCATCGAGTTTTAAGGCTTTTGCGCTTTCCGGATGGCCGCTATACTAATCTAGGGCCATTGAATATTCACATCTGCCCTGTCATATATAGATCGCGATTTATCTGTATAAAGACGCAAAATTCTAAGCCCGCTATGCCGATCGGTTGAGAACTCTTTATGAACGCCGGAATTGATCTACAAGGCAGCTTTATCCAGTCGCTGCAAGATCTTGGTTTGCCCGCTGGTGCCGCCAAGGCCCTATGGCTGCCATTACCCATGGTCATTATGTTGGTTGCGGCCACCGTTGGTTGCTTAATTTCCGTTTGGCTCGAACGAAAAATTTCCGCTGCGGCCCAACAACGCATCGGTCCTGAATATATGGGGCCGTTTGGTGTCTTAATTGCGCTCGCTGATGGCTTGAAACTGGTTTTCAAAGAAGATGTGATTCCAGCGAAATCGGACCCCCTACTTTTCACGTTAGGGCCGATTATTGTGATTGTGCCGGTGTTTTTGTCCTATTTGATTATTCCATTTGGACAAAACCTGGTCATTACCAACATCAACATGGGGATTTTCCTCTGGATTGCCCTTTCCAGCGTTGTCCCGATCGGGCTCCTGATGGCGGGTTACTCATCCAATAACAAGTACTCCTTATTGGGCGGACTCCGGGCGGCGGCACAATCCTTAGCCTACGAGCTACCGTTGGCTTTAGCAGTGATGGCCGTGGTGATGATGTCGAACTCCCTCAGCACGATCGACATCGTTAATCAGCAGGCGGGCTATGGCATTCTGGGTTGGAACATCTGGCGACAGCCGGTGGGATTCATTATTTTTTGGATTGCCGCCCTCGCCGAATGTGAACGCACCCCCTTTGATCTACCGGAGGCCGAAGAAGAGTTGGTGGCCGGTTATCAGACCGAATATTCCGGCATGAAGTTTGCCCTCTTCTACCTGAGCAACTACGTCAACTTAGTGCTCTCCGCATTGCTATTTTCGGTCCTTTACCTCGGTGGTTGGGAAGCCCCTGTTTCGGCGGATCTCTTAGGTGGACTACTTGGGGTCAGCGACACGACACCCTGGCTACAGGTCATTACCGCAACCATTGGGATTGTCATGATGTTCCTCAAGGCCTATTTATTGCTGTTTTTTGCAGTCTTAATTCGGTGGACTGTGCCTCGTGTTCGGATTGACCAACTGTTGGACTTAGGATGGAAATTCCTCCTGCCGGTTTCCCTGGTCAATTTACTCGTCACGGCTGGTTTGAAATTGGCCATTCCTGTGGCATTCGGCGGTTAGCCGGCAACCATTGACCCAAACCAACGGTAAGGGCCATCACACATGATGATTAAAAATCTTTAGGTCGTACGACGATGCTGAAATTTCTCAAGCAAGCCACAGACTACGGTAAAGAAGCGATACAAGCCGCAAAGTACATTGGTCAAGGTCTATCAGTCACATTCGACCATATGCGGCGGCGGCCCGTAACGGTGCAATATCCCTACGAGAAGCTAATTCCTTCTGAGCGCTTCCGGGGGCGGATTCACTATGAATTTGATAAGTGCATTGCCTGCGAAGTCTGCGTCAGAGTTTGCCCGATTAATCTACCCGTGGTGGATTGGACTTTCGATAAATCCACCAAAAAGAAAGTCCTACGCAACTACAGCATCGACTTTGGCGTTTGTATCTTCTGCGGTAACTGTGTGGAATATTGCCCGACCAACTGCCTCTCCATGACTGAAGAATACGAATTGTCAGTCTATGATCGCCATGAGTTGAACTACGATAACGTGGCACTGGGACGCTTACCCTATAAGGTAACCAACGACCCAATGGTGACGCCAATGAAGCAGTTCGCCTACCTGCCGAACGGGGTGATGAATCCCCACGATCTACCAGAAGGATCGCGGCGGGCCGGCAAGCTACCGCAGGAAATCGTCGATAGTACGCCTAATCCAAATGACGAAGAAGAAAACCCCGCGAAATAATTTGGCCCAGTTCGCGATGCCAAAAAATCCGGCTAAAGGTAAATGTCCGGCGATTCAAACAATCGTCATAAGTGAAGGAGAACCCGCGTGAATTTAGCAGAAGGAGTACAGGTCGTTGCATTTGGCCTACTCACAGCCATGATGTTAGGCACTGCCTTAGGCGTTGTCTTGCTTGATAGCATCGTCTACTCCGCATTTTTGTTGGCGGGGGCTTTTGTCAGTATGGCCGGGCTATATATCTTGCTGAATGCCGACTTTGTCGCCGCCGCACAGGTATTGGTCTACGTGGGGGCGGTCAACGTCTTAATTTTGTTCGCCATCATGCTAGTCAACAAGCGTGAGGATTTTGTGCCTGTCTCAGGCTCATTCCTACGCAATGGTGCAACCGCCGCAGTCTGTGCTGGCATCTTCGGCTTACTCAGTACCATGGTTCTCAGCACACCTTGGGCCATTTCGAGTGAGACGCCGATCGGTGATGGAGCCATTGTCAAAATTGGCTTGCACTTCTTTAGCGACTTTCTGCTGCCGTTCGAAATCGCATCGGTCTTACTCTTGGTCGCCTTAATCGGCGCGATCGTCTTGGCTCGCCGCGAGTTTATCCCCGATATCCGCTCGGCTAAGGGTGAAGATGAAGCCTTAATGCTCCCCGAACGACCACGGGAGCTGGCGGGCTCGAGCCAAGACAAATAGATCGGCTCAACAACGCTGTTATCGTATCGCTGACTTTAAGAAATCGCCAGAACCATGCTGCAACTGCAATATTTTCTCCTCATCGCTGCTGCCCTCTTCTGTATCGGGATTTACGGCCTCGTCACGAGCCGCAACGCCGTGCGGGTTTTGATGTCGATTGAGTTGATGCTCAATGCGGTCAATCTTAATCTTGTTGCCTTCGCCAACTATCTCGACCCCCAGGGCATTAAGGGACAAGTCTTTACGACCTTTGTGATTGCGATCGCCGCGGCTGAAGCTGCCGTCGGATTGGCAATTGTGCTCTCGATTTACCGCAATCGCGACACGATCGATATGGAGCAGTTCAACCTACTAAAATGGTAGATTGCGGCTATCCCGACCGAACTAATTCATTCCTCCAGATCATGGCAATGCCCGCTAAATTGGGGTTAGTGGATTAAGCCCAAACAGCCCAGATTGCCATGCAGCTGAAGCAAGTCATTATTGTCCATAAGGCCCATGCACCCCAAAGTCAGCGGTGGGCGGAGCAATGCGCTCAACAGTTGGAGGCACTGGGGGCGAAAGTTTTACTGGGGCCAAGTGGCCCCCATGACAACCCTTATCCGGTCTTTCTCGCCTCAACCCATCAAACGATTGACTTAGCGATTGTCCTCGGGGGCGATGGTACGGCTTTAGCCGCCGCCCGACATTTAGCACCGGAAAATATCCCCATACTCGCCCTCAACGTTGGCGGTCACCTCGGATTTTTATCCGAATCCCCCGAGAACTTTGAGAGTGATGTCGTATGGGATCGATTACAGAACGATCGCTATGCGGTGCAAACTCGGATGATGCTCGAAGCCAGCATTTATGAGGGGAATCGCACGAATCTTGAACCGGTCAGCGATCAGTACCTGGCACTCAACGAAATGTGTATCAAGCCCGCCGCCGCCGATCGGATGCTGACATCCGTTTTGGAAATGGAAATTGATGGGGCCGTGGTTGATCAATATCAAGGCGATGGTCTCTTGGTTGCCACACCCACAGGTTCGACCTGCTATACCGTCGCCGCCAATGGGCCGATTGTGCATCCTGGCATGGATGCGATCGTCATCACGCCGATTTGTCCGCTGAGCCTATCGAGTCGGCCGATCGTTTTACCCCCCGGCTGTGTCGTCAGTGTCTGGCCCCTGATGGATCGTGAGTTAAACACCAAACTCTGGATGGATGGCGTACTCGGCACCGCAATTTGGCCGGGACAGCGCGTCG includes these proteins:
- the nuoK gene encoding NADH-quinone oxidoreductase subunit NuoK, with amino-acid sequence MQLQYFLLIAAALFCIGIYGLVTSRNAVRVLMSIELMLNAVNLNLVAFANYLDPQGIKGQVFTTFVIAIAAAEAAVGLAIVLSIYRNRDTIDMEQFNLLKW
- the nuoH gene encoding NADH-quinone oxidoreductase subunit NuoH; this translates as MNAGIDLQGSFIQSLQDLGLPAGAAKALWLPLPMVIMLVAATVGCLISVWLERKISAAAQQRIGPEYMGPFGVLIALADGLKLVFKEDVIPAKSDPLLFTLGPIIVIVPVFLSYLIIPFGQNLVITNINMGIFLWIALSSVVPIGLLMAGYSSNNKYSLLGGLRAAAQSLAYELPLALAVMAVVMMSNSLSTIDIVNQQAGYGILGWNIWRQPVGFIIFWIAALAECERTPFDLPEAEEELVAGYQTEYSGMKFALFYLSNYVNLVLSALLFSVLYLGGWEAPVSADLLGGLLGVSDTTPWLQVITATIGIVMMFLKAYLLLFFAVLIRWTVPRVRIDQLLDLGWKFLLPVSLVNLLVTAGLKLAIPVAFGG
- a CDS encoding NAD(+) kinase, translated to MQLKQVIIVHKAHAPQSQRWAEQCAQQLEALGAKVLLGPSGPHDNPYPVFLASTHQTIDLAIVLGGDGTALAAARHLAPENIPILALNVGGHLGFLSESPENFESDVVWDRLQNDRYAVQTRMMLEASIYEGNRTNLEPVSDQYLALNEMCIKPAAADRMLTSVLEMEIDGAVVDQYQGDGLLVATPTGSTCYTVAANGPIVHPGMDAIVITPICPLSLSSRPIVLPPGCVVSVWPLMDRELNTKLWMDGVLGTAIWPGQRVDIKTAACQAKFIILREDYSYYQTLREKLHWAGARIRYSNDHRN
- a CDS encoding NADH-quinone oxidoreductase subunit J — protein: MNLAEGVQVVAFGLLTAMMLGTALGVVLLDSIVYSAFLLAGAFVSMAGLYILLNADFVAAAQVLVYVGAVNVLILFAIMLVNKREDFVPVSGSFLRNGATAAVCAGIFGLLSTMVLSTPWAISSETPIGDGAIVKIGLHFFSDFLLPFEIASVLLLVALIGAIVLARREFIPDIRSAKGEDEALMLPERPRELAGSSQDK
- the ndhI gene encoding NAD(P)H-quinone oxidoreductase subunit I, whose product is MKFLKQATDYGKEAIQAAKYIGQGLSVTFDHMRRRPVTVQYPYEKLIPSERFRGRIHYEFDKCIACEVCVRVCPINLPVVDWTFDKSTKKKVLRNYSIDFGVCIFCGNCVEYCPTNCLSMTEEYELSVYDRHELNYDNVALGRLPYKVTNDPMVTPMKQFAYLPNGVMNPHDLPEGSRRAGKLPQEIVDSTPNPNDEEENPAK